The sequence TGTGCTTGTAATGCCTTTATAGCTTCATGGGCAGCAATCACATTGGCTTGACCAGATAAAGCGGCAGTTTTACTTTGGCGAAGCCTTTGTTCTGAAATCGCATTTTTATTTGCAGAATGTTTGTAAGCAATATAATCGTCTTCAGCTAAATTAAACTCAGCTTGTGCTAAAGCATGCTTTGCTTGTGCAAGTGCTAATTCGGCCTCTAGTCGAGACTTTTCAGCTAACATTTTACGGTTATCTATTTGCAACAATTCTTGACCAAGTTTTACTGAGTCGCCTTCATTTACAAAAACTTTTATCACAACACCCGCTTCTGCAGATGCAATATGAGTTTGTGTTAAAGCTTTTAAAGTGCCAGTTACACGTTTATGTGATTGTAAGTCTTGCAGTGCAACACTTGAAAAGCGCACAACTTGATTAGCTGACACGTTATATGAGAAAAAGAGTGAAGCAACACTCATAATTAAAAGAATACTTAAAATAGATTCTTTTAATACACTTGAAAATGAATTTTGGCGCATATCATCCCCCGACAATATTGTTGTTGAATATTTGTAAATTATTAGACCAGTCGTCTATTTGTGTATTTTTGATTATTTTGCGATCAGATGCAAGATCGAATTTATGTTTTTTTTTATTCTATTTTAAATTTTCAGTTATATAATACCAATTGTATTAATTAACTCCCGCTGAATGGGAAGTTAATTAATACAATTGGTATAAGAGATTTGATTAATAAATTTTGCAACGGAATGTTTTTAAAATGGGTTTTTGTATGCGTGTGTGTGATGTAGTTTGATTGAGACTATTTGAATTGTTTTAGCTTAAGACATAAAAAAGCACGACTAAAGCCGTGCCTGAAAAGGGTTGTATATTTTAACTTAAGGTTTGACTAATAGGTTCTGAAATACAATATCTACAAAGTCATTATAGGGTTGGGCACTATTTTCAACTTGCATTTGAATTGATGCTCCGTGGCTAGCACTAAATAAAAAAGCAGCCATTTTTTGCGGATGTATATTATCAGCTAGTTCATTTTCAGCTTGCGCTTGTGTGATAACTTGCGCCATTAGGGCATTCATTGAATCTTGTGAACACTTTAAGGCACCACGCATGGTCTCGCTTAATTTAGATTGCTCAAGTGCTAATTTTGGAATTAAACATTGGCAATCAATGCCTTCCTCATCATGATATTGCTGAATGCGGGCAAAGAAGTTTTTAATCCTGGTTAATGGTGTGAACTTTCTATCGCGGAAAATATCACGCATGAATTCGCTATTTTCATCTGAAGCGCGTTC is a genomic window of Pseudoalteromonas sp. '520P1 No. 423' containing:
- a CDS encoding TetR/AcrR family transcriptional regulator; protein product: MIKQDTKEMILAAGHSLIIEKSYNGCGLKEILDTAGVPKGSFYHYFKSKEDFGMALIERASDENSEFMRDIFRDRKFTPLTRIKNFFARIQQYHDEEGIDCQCLIPKLALEQSKLSETMRGALKCSQDSMNALMAQVITQAQAENELADNIHPQKMAAFLFSASHGASIQMQVENSAQPYNDFVDIVFQNLLVKP